The following coding sequences are from one Phenylobacterium glaciei window:
- a CDS encoding zinc-dependent alcohol dehydrogenase family protein, producing the protein MRALEVTAPWGGDQIKVVEKPDPTPGHGQVLVRMKAVSLNYRDMLMINGMYGRGSGQAATITPFSDGCGVVEAIGPGVTRVAVGDRIATLFFQNWQSGRPIVEKLSSSLGFPIPGAGSELQLFSQEGVSKVPAYLTDQQVATLPCAALTAWRGLFEDARLEPGDTVVLQGTGGVSIFGLQFARAAGYRTFITSSSDEKLARAKDLGADHLHNYKTDPEWGKAVRAATGGVGADFIMEVGGGGTIQQSLRAIRINGHIAVIGVVAGAGEGLNPGALIGNSARLQGVSVGSREMFEAMCRALELHRIQPVVDKVFPFTQVGAAFAAMAAGEHFGKIVLQF; encoded by the coding sequence GTGCGTGCGTTGGAAGTGACCGCCCCCTGGGGCGGCGACCAGATCAAGGTCGTCGAGAAACCCGACCCGACTCCGGGGCACGGCCAGGTGCTGGTGCGGATGAAGGCGGTGTCTCTGAACTACCGCGACATGCTGATGATCAACGGCATGTATGGCCGCGGCTCTGGCCAGGCGGCCACCATCACCCCCTTTTCCGATGGCTGTGGCGTGGTTGAGGCCATCGGGCCGGGTGTCACCCGCGTCGCGGTGGGCGACCGGATCGCCACCCTGTTCTTCCAGAACTGGCAGTCGGGCCGACCGATCGTGGAGAAGTTGTCCTCCTCCCTCGGCTTCCCGATCCCCGGCGCGGGGTCGGAACTGCAGCTGTTCAGTCAGGAAGGGGTCTCCAAGGTCCCGGCCTATCTCACCGACCAGCAGGTGGCGACCTTGCCCTGTGCCGCCCTGACGGCCTGGCGCGGCCTGTTCGAGGACGCGCGGCTGGAGCCCGGCGACACCGTGGTCCTGCAGGGCACCGGCGGGGTCTCGATCTTCGGCCTGCAGTTTGCCCGTGCGGCGGGCTACCGGACCTTCATCACCTCGTCCTCCGACGAGAAGCTGGCCCGGGCCAAGGACCTCGGGGCCGACCACCTGCATAATTACAAGACCGACCCCGAATGGGGGAAGGCTGTGCGCGCGGCCACCGGCGGGGTGGGGGCCGACTTCATCATGGAGGTCGGCGGTGGCGGCACCATCCAACAGAGCCTTCGGGCCATCCGTATCAACGGCCATATCGCGGTGATCGGCGTGGTCGCGGGGGCGGGCGAGGGGCTCAATCCCGGCGCCCTGATCGGCAATTCCGCCAGGCTTCAGGGCGTGTCGGTGGGGTCGCGGGAGATGTTCGAGGCCATGTGCCGGGCCCTGGAGCTCCACCGCATCCAACCCGTGGTCGACAAGGT
- a CDS encoding MFS transporter has product MSSTLRLGLFYGTLFLGSGAASPYIPVWFDHRGLSGAQIGIILSAPMLARVVTGPLLAMWADSFSLRRTPLILMGLAMALAYGLLAAPFGFAWWFGLWFIGSTLYATIVPLTDVIVLARSQADGFNYGWPRGIGSAAFVVANIGMGLLLARGSPELVLIWITVAALMTGIGAQYLLPPDPVREGGGVAAISERMAGLGDLLRDKDFMLVVVSAGLIQAAHAFYYSFSTLAWRNQGIPEDMTGLLWAVGVGVEVAFLWFMEPWRRRFGARNLLVLGGVAAVVRWGALALSPPLWIVFPIQMLHTFTYAATFIGALQLVDRLSKPSNASAAQTINSALSGGVLSGVATIVSGALFDRIGAHGYFVMAAMSVAGLAGAIRLYGVRRLDG; this is encoded by the coding sequence ATGTCATCGACGCTGCGCCTTGGTCTGTTCTACGGAACCCTGTTCCTGGGGTCGGGGGCGGCCTCGCCCTATATCCCGGTCTGGTTCGACCACCGGGGTCTGAGCGGGGCGCAGATCGGGATTATCCTGTCTGCTCCGATGCTGGCGCGAGTGGTGACCGGGCCCTTGCTGGCGATGTGGGCCGACAGCTTCTCCCTTCGCCGCACACCCCTGATCCTGATGGGGCTGGCCATGGCCCTGGCCTACGGCCTGCTGGCGGCGCCCTTCGGATTCGCCTGGTGGTTTGGCCTCTGGTTCATCGGCTCCACCCTCTATGCGACCATCGTGCCCCTCACCGACGTCATCGTCCTGGCCCGGTCGCAAGCCGATGGTTTCAACTATGGCTGGCCCCGGGGCATCGGCTCTGCCGCCTTCGTGGTCGCCAATATCGGCATGGGTCTGCTGCTGGCCCGGGGCTCGCCGGAGTTGGTCCTGATCTGGATCACCGTGGCCGCCCTGATGACCGGCATCGGAGCCCAGTACCTGCTGCCGCCCGACCCCGTGCGGGAGGGGGGCGGGGTGGCGGCGATTTCGGAACGGATGGCGGGACTCGGCGACCTGTTGCGCGACAAGGACTTCATGCTCGTCGTGGTCTCGGCGGGCCTGATCCAGGCGGCCCACGCCTTCTACTATTCTTTCTCCACCCTGGCCTGGCGCAACCAGGGGATTCCGGAAGACATGACCGGTCTCCTGTGGGCCGTGGGCGTCGGGGTGGAGGTGGCCTTCCTGTGGTTCATGGAGCCTTGGCGGCGTCGGTTCGGCGCGCGCAATCTGCTGGTCTTGGGCGGGGTGGCGGCCGTGGTCCGCTGGGGCGCCCTGGCCCTGTCACCGCCGCTTTGGATCGTTTTCCCGATACAGATGCTGCACACCTTCACCTATGCGGCGACCTTCATAGGCGCCCTGCAACTGGTGGATCGGCTGTCCAAGCCCAGCAACGCCTCGGCGGCCCAGACCATCAACTCGGCCCTGTCGGGTGGGGTGCTGAGCGGGGTGGCGACCATCGTCTCCGGCGCGCTGTTCGACCGGATCGGCGCGCACGGGTATTTTGTGATGGCCGCCATGTCGGTGGCTGGCCTGGCCGGGGCGATCAGGCTGTACGGCGTTCGGCGACTGGACGGCTAA
- a CDS encoding exopolysaccharide biosynthesis protein, giving the protein MTDKPHAASVSELLVLIGQRKTRKVSVADILETFGDRAFGALMFVFAAPLVLPMPPGVSAILGAPLAFITAQWMLGRRTLWLPKALLARTMSMSDYRNLSEKLMPHLERLERRLKPRLTFMYNRFADRLMGAICFSLAIIVFLPIPFGNMLPSFAIAAFAIGTAERDGYAAIIGWVMAAVSIVVLGVLSKAIIAAIMAFFGTLMGMF; this is encoded by the coding sequence ATGACCGACAAACCCCATGCCGCCAGTGTCTCCGAACTGCTCGTCCTGATCGGGCAGCGGAAGACTCGCAAGGTGTCGGTGGCCGACATCCTGGAGACGTTCGGTGATCGCGCCTTCGGGGCGCTGATGTTCGTGTTCGCAGCCCCTTTGGTCCTGCCCATGCCCCCCGGCGTCTCGGCGATCCTCGGCGCGCCGCTCGCCTTCATCACCGCCCAGTGGATGCTGGGGCGCCGCACGCTCTGGCTGCCCAAGGCCCTGCTGGCGCGGACCATGAGCATGTCGGACTACCGCAACCTGTCGGAAAAGCTGATGCCGCACCTGGAGCGGCTGGAGCGGCGGCTGAAGCCGCGCCTGACCTTCATGTACAACCGCTTCGCCGACCGGCTGATGGGGGCGATCTGCTTCTCGCTGGCCATCATCGTCTTCCTGCCGATCCCCTTCGGCAACATGCTGCCCTCCTTCGCCATCGCCGCCTTCGCCATCGGCACGGCGGAACGCGACGGCTATGCGGCGATCATCGGCTGGGTGATGGCGGCGGTCAGCATCGTGGTGCTGGGCGTACTGTCCAAGGCGATCATCGCCGCCATCATGGCCTTCTTCGGCACCCTGATGGGGATGTTCTAG
- a CDS encoding DUF1176 domain-containing protein, with the protein MKAMIAALLGVLMATSAQAASKSFQDWTVVCDNTRECSAFGFAEEGADDRPFLHVQRPAAAGAAPVARLVLASESGAPTRWAVRVDGKPVAGLAPKAEGDADVVLTPSQTAALLGAIRNGKRLTLAPGRSDILLTGAAAALRWMDDQQQRAGTLTALVAKGPGPASAVPAPPPVPLVRPGPAVSQSNLPEKLWPGMRAKLGEDCDASLSAEDYDPIIARLSPGVILYGELCYRGAYNEIYGFLLADEKGGHVRLAQIPNLDGATTHLLMNVGFDPETQTLSNFEKGRGIADCGGAYSWVWDGKAFRISDQLEMPACRGLGADEWPQLFRSRPR; encoded by the coding sequence ATGAAGGCGATGATCGCAGCCCTGCTGGGCGTCTTGATGGCGACCAGCGCCCAGGCGGCCAGCAAGAGTTTCCAGGACTGGACGGTCGTCTGCGACAACACGCGCGAGTGTTCGGCCTTTGGCTTCGCCGAGGAGGGGGCCGATGACCGGCCGTTCCTGCATGTCCAGCGCCCGGCGGCCGCGGGGGCCGCGCCTGTGGCGCGGCTGGTGCTGGCAAGCGAGTCCGGCGCGCCGACGCGCTGGGCGGTGCGGGTGGACGGCAAGCCGGTCGCAGGCCTCGCGCCCAAGGCCGAGGGTGACGCCGACGTGGTGCTGACGCCCAGCCAGACGGCCGCCCTGCTGGGCGCCATCCGCAATGGAAAGCGGCTGACGCTGGCGCCCGGCCGCAGCGATATCCTGCTGACCGGCGCGGCTGCGGCCCTACGCTGGATGGACGATCAGCAGCAGAGGGCGGGCACGCTCACCGCCCTGGTGGCCAAGGGCCCTGGGCCCGCCTCGGCCGTCCCCGCTCCGCCGCCGGTCCCCCTGGTCCGCCCGGGGCCTGCGGTGTCCCAGTCCAACCTGCCGGAGAAACTCTGGCCCGGCATGCGGGCCAAGCTCGGCGAGGACTGCGACGCCTCGTTGAGCGCGGAGGACTACGACCCGATCATCGCGCGCCTATCGCCCGGCGTGATCCTCTATGGCGAACTCTGCTACCGGGGCGCCTATAACGAGATCTACGGCTTCCTGCTGGCCGACGAGAAGGGCGGCCACGTTCGGCTGGCCCAGATTCCCAATCTCGACGGCGCAACCACCCACCTGCTGATGAATGTCGGCTTCGATCCGGAGACTCAGACCCTCAGCAACTTCGAGAAGGGCCGAGGCATCGCCGACTGCGGCGGGGCCTATTCCTGGGTCTGGGACGGCAAGGCGTTCCGGATCAGCGACCAGCTTGAGATGCCGGCCTGCCGTGGCCTGGGCGCGGACGAGTGGCCGCAGCTCTTCCGCTCGCGGCCACGGTGA
- a CDS encoding aminotransferase class III-fold pyridoxal phosphate-dependent enzyme, whose translation MSRPNSRDRALRERAAAVIPGGMYGHQSVGLLPDDYPQFFARAEGAHLWDVDGNRYLDFMCAYGPNLFGYANPEIDAAYVRQLGLGDTLTGPTELMVRLAEEMVALVTHADWAIFCKNGTDATSMALSTARQHTRRKTIIRAKGAYHGAATWCVNRPAGTVPSDQAHQIFCDYNDVASLEAAAALAGDDLAAIFAAPFKHDAFIDQADPDLAYARKAREICDRTGALLIVDEVRAGLRLSRDLSWSRIGVQPDLSTWGKCLANGHPISMMLGADKAKKAASQIYVTGSFWFQAAPMAAALETLRLVRDTDYLERLQTLGDRLADGLRERASAAGFGFRVSGPVQMPLFLFEDDPDLRKGFCWSSEMLNRGVYVHPWHNMFMCAAMTEGDIDAALNAAEAAFAVLKQQGPSLEPVAKMSFLTASHR comes from the coding sequence ATGAGCCGACCCAACAGCCGAGACCGCGCCCTGCGCGAACGCGCCGCCGCCGTGATCCCCGGCGGCATGTACGGCCACCAGTCGGTGGGCCTGCTGCCCGACGACTATCCGCAGTTCTTCGCCCGCGCCGAGGGCGCGCACCTGTGGGACGTGGATGGGAACCGCTACCTAGACTTCATGTGCGCCTATGGCCCCAACCTGTTCGGCTACGCCAACCCGGAGATCGACGCGGCCTATGTCCGCCAACTCGGCCTGGGCGACACCCTGACCGGCCCCACTGAGCTGATGGTGCGGCTGGCCGAGGAGATGGTCGCCCTGGTGACCCACGCCGACTGGGCGATCTTCTGCAAGAACGGCACGGACGCCACCTCGATGGCGCTCTCCACCGCCCGCCAGCACACCCGGCGCAAGACCATCATCCGGGCCAAGGGCGCCTATCACGGCGCGGCCACCTGGTGCGTCAACCGCCCGGCGGGGACTGTTCCGAGCGACCAGGCCCACCAGATCTTCTGCGACTACAATGACGTGGCCAGCCTTGAGGCCGCCGCCGCCCTTGCCGGCGACGACCTGGCCGCCATCTTCGCCGCCCCCTTCAAGCACGACGCCTTCATCGATCAGGCCGATCCGGACCTGGCCTATGCCCGCAAGGCGCGCGAGATCTGCGACCGCACCGGCGCCTTGCTGATCGTCGACGAGGTCCGCGCGGGCCTGCGGCTGTCGCGCGACCTGTCGTGGTCGCGGATCGGGGTGCAGCCGGACCTGTCGACCTGGGGCAAGTGCCTGGCCAACGGCCATCCGATCTCGATGATGCTGGGGGCGGACAAGGCCAAGAAGGCCGCCTCGCAGATCTATGTCACCGGCTCCTTCTGGTTCCAGGCCGCACCGATGGCCGCGGCCCTGGAGACCCTGCGTCTGGTGCGCGACACCGACTATCTGGAGCGGCTGCAGACCCTGGGCGACCGGCTGGCCGACGGGCTGCGGGAACGCGCCAGCGCCGCGGGCTTCGGCTTCCGGGTCTCGGGACCGGTGCAGATGCCGCTGTTCCTGTTCGAGGACGACCCGGACCTGCGCAAGGGCTTCTGCTGGTCCAGCGAGATGCTGAACCGGGGCGTCTACGTCCACCCGTGGCACAACATGTTCATGTGCGCGGCCATGACCGAGGGCGACATCGACGCCGCTCTCAACGCCGCCGAGGCCGCCTTCGCGGTGCTGAAGCAGCAGGGCCCCAGCCTCGAACCCGTCGCCAAGATGAGCTTCCTCACCGCGAGCCACAGGTAA
- a CDS encoding amidase, whose amino-acid sequence MHDYSEHDGVALGQMVAKGEVTPLELVDAAIDRIERHNGTLNAVVHTAYDEARERAKGPLPDGPFKGVPFLIKDLGMPVAGWPRTSGSRFARHIVDSEDGGLTRRYRESGVVPLGKTNTPEYGITGTTESALLGPCRNPWNPAHISGGSSGGAASAVAAGIVPMAHASDGLGSIRIPAACCGLVGLKVNRDRVPNLPDAYDYAAGFVVDHVVTRTVRDSAVMLDATGIPEPGSPYALPAKARPYAEEIETSPGKLRIAWSSETANGRPIDPEIQAALERTATLLKGLGHEVVEKGLGIDYRALYAARGPVSGANFAGGMERLIDLVGREPEQDELEPLTWASLKGGRRVTGAQAFRALQDLRALNRFTLAFFEDWDVYLCPVLGTPVPEVGFIDPVNLEPKEVNRRQGKVFPFTPPMNFSGQPSISLPLEVDSGGLPIGMMFSSRYADEATLFRLAAQLEKEAPWKGRRPQVWG is encoded by the coding sequence ATGCACGACTATTCCGAACACGATGGCGTGGCCTTGGGCCAGATGGTGGCCAAGGGCGAGGTCACCCCCCTGGAGCTCGTGGACGCCGCCATCGACCGCATCGAGCGGCACAACGGGACCCTGAATGCGGTGGTCCACACCGCCTATGACGAGGCCCGCGAACGTGCCAAGGGCCCCTTGCCCGACGGCCCCTTCAAGGGCGTGCCGTTCCTGATCAAGGACCTCGGCATGCCGGTGGCCGGCTGGCCGCGCACCTCCGGCAGCAGGTTCGCGCGCCACATCGTCGACAGCGAGGACGGCGGCCTGACCCGGCGCTACCGCGAGTCCGGCGTGGTGCCGCTGGGCAAGACCAACACCCCGGAATACGGCATCACCGGCACCACCGAGAGCGCCCTGCTGGGGCCCTGCCGCAACCCCTGGAACCCGGCCCACATCTCCGGCGGTTCGTCGGGCGGGGCGGCCTCGGCGGTGGCGGCGGGCATCGTGCCCATGGCGCATGCTAGCGACGGCCTGGGCTCGATCCGCATCCCGGCCGCCTGCTGCGGCCTGGTGGGGCTGAAGGTCAACCGCGACCGGGTGCCCAACCTGCCCGACGCCTACGACTATGCCGCCGGCTTCGTGGTGGACCACGTGGTGACACGGACCGTCCGCGACAGCGCGGTCATGCTGGACGCCACCGGCATTCCTGAGCCGGGCTCCCCCTACGCCCTGCCCGCCAAGGCCCGGCCCTACGCCGAGGAGATCGAAACCTCGCCCGGCAAGCTGCGCATCGCCTGGTCCAGCGAGACCGCCAATGGCCGTCCCATCGACCCGGAGATCCAGGCGGCGCTGGAACGCACCGCCACCCTGCTGAAGGGCCTGGGTCACGAGGTGGTGGAGAAGGGTCTCGGCATCGACTACCGCGCCCTCTACGCCGCCCGTGGGCCGGTGAGCGGCGCCAACTTCGCCGGCGGCATGGAGCGGCTGATCGACCTGGTGGGTCGCGAGCCGGAGCAAGACGAGCTGGAGCCCCTCACCTGGGCCTCGCTGAAGGGCGGCCGCCGCGTGACCGGCGCCCAGGCCTTCCGCGCCCTGCAGGACCTGCGCGCCCTGAACCGCTTCACCCTGGCCTTCTTCGAGGACTGGGACGTCTATCTCTGCCCGGTGCTGGGCACTCCGGTACCGGAGGTGGGCTTCATCGATCCAGTCAACCTGGAGCCCAAGGAGGTCAACCGCCGGCAGGGCAAGGTCTTCCCCTTCACCCCGCCGATGAACTTCTCGGGCCAGCCGTCGATCTCCCTGCCGCTGGAGGTGGACTCGGGCGGCCTGCCGATCGGCATGATGTTCAGCTCTCGCTACGCCGACGAAGCCACCCTATTCCGCCTGGCCGCGCAGCTCGAGAAGGAAGCCCCCTGGAAGGGCCGCCGTCCGCAGGTCTGGGGCTGA
- a CDS encoding DUF423 domain-containing protein — protein sequence MGPWFRLAAIGGFLCVGFGAFAAHGITDPKAQEWLRTGAIYGFVHMLAAFAAGQRSGRGAALAPPLFLAGLVLFSGSLWAMGMGAPHGFGAITPLGGLAFMAGWAALAWSRPRPQVA from the coding sequence ATGGGTCCCTGGTTTCGTCTGGCCGCCATCGGCGGGTTCCTCTGTGTCGGCTTCGGCGCCTTCGCCGCCCACGGGATCACCGATCCCAAGGCCCAGGAGTGGCTGAGGACCGGCGCGATCTACGGCTTTGTCCACATGCTGGCGGCCTTCGCGGCCGGTCAGCGGTCGGGCCGGGGCGCGGCCCTGGCGCCGCCGCTGTTCCTGGCCGGGCTGGTGCTGTTCTCCGGCTCGCTGTGGGCCATGGGCATGGGCGCGCCCCACGGGTTCGGCGCCATCACCCCGCTCGGCGGCCTGGCCTTCATGGCCGGCTGGGCGGCGCTGGCCTGGAGCCGGCCTAGGCCGCAGGTCGCCTAG
- a CDS encoding alpha/beta fold hydrolase, producing MSAALATQMPPVQHAAVNGIDMAYYEVGPRGQGTPIIFCHGFPELAFSWRHQLAACEAAGRWAIAPDQRGYGLTSRPETVTDYDMEHLTGDLVGLMDHLKIDKAIFCGHDWGGIIVWQMPLMHPDRCAGVIGLNTPFMRRSPFDPIAAMRMAFGEDMYIVWFQKLGVADAVLGADVDKTMRFFMRKPDSTPMDAGAGLDMSSAAPEGQSTFAFGDLLAAWDKSDTANQLLTPDELAAFVESFEATGFTGGINWYRNFTRNWERSADLPTRVDGIPCLMIMAEKDVVLSPAMADGMEEVIGDLEKVLVKDSGHWTQQEKPKEVNDLILGWMDRRFAR from the coding sequence ATGTCCGCCGCCCTCGCCACCCAGATGCCGCCCGTGCAGCACGCCGCCGTTAACGGCATCGACATGGCCTATTACGAGGTGGGCCCGCGCGGCCAGGGCACGCCCATCATCTTCTGCCACGGCTTCCCGGAGCTGGCCTTTTCCTGGCGTCACCAGCTGGCCGCCTGCGAGGCCGCCGGGCGCTGGGCCATCGCGCCCGACCAGCGCGGCTACGGGCTGACGTCGCGGCCCGAGACGGTCACCGACTACGACATGGAGCACCTGACCGGCGACCTCGTCGGCCTGATGGATCACCTGAAGATCGACAAGGCGATCTTCTGCGGCCACGACTGGGGCGGCATCATCGTCTGGCAGATGCCGCTGATGCATCCCGACCGCTGCGCCGGGGTGATCGGCCTCAACACCCCGTTCATGCGCCGCTCGCCCTTCGACCCCATCGCCGCTATGCGCATGGCGTTCGGCGAGGACATGTACATCGTCTGGTTCCAGAAGCTCGGCGTCGCAGACGCGGTCCTGGGCGCCGACGTCGACAAGACCATGCGCTTCTTCATGCGCAAGCCTGACTCGACCCCCATGGACGCCGGCGCGGGCCTCGACATGTCCTCGGCCGCGCCCGAGGGTCAGTCGACCTTCGCCTTCGGCGATCTGCTGGCCGCCTGGGACAAGTCCGACACCGCCAACCAGCTGCTGACCCCCGACGAACTGGCCGCCTTCGTGGAGAGCTTTGAGGCCACGGGCTTCACCGGGGGGATCAACTGGTATCGCAACTTCACCCGCAACTGGGAGCGGTCGGCCGACCTGCCCACCCGCGTCGACGGCATCCCCTGCCTGATGATCATGGCCGAGAAGGACGTGGTGCTGTCGCCCGCCATGGCCGACGGCATGGAGGAGGTGATCGGTGACCTCGAAAAGGTGCTGGTGAAGGATTCCGGCCACTGGACGCAGCAAGAAAAGCCTAAAGAGGTCAATGACCTCATCCTCGGCTGGATGGATCGCCGCTTCGCGCGTTAG
- the pip gene encoding prolyl aminopeptidase, whose amino-acid sequence MERNTPQPALSSSTNRRGLFPESEPFTYGWMPTGSEHEIFYEVCGNPDGKPCVILHGGPGGAINPTMRRFFNPSKWKMVLFDQRGCGKSRPNASLDDNTTWSLIDDIERLRIHLGVEKWTVFGGSWGSTLALAYAITHPQRVEALVLRGVFLLTQRELRWFYQDGASFLFPDAWQKFLAPIPEAERADMVTAYHRRLTHTDRRVQAEAAAAWSQWEGDTISIRGPEARPSKFNEIDFAIAFARIECHFFANKGFFSEDGWILKNIGKIRGIPGWIVQGRFDVVTPMESAWNLKTAWPEARFEVVWDAGHASTEPGIVDGLVRATDQAFSV is encoded by the coding sequence ATGGAACGCAACACCCCGCAGCCCGCCCTCTCCTCCTCCACGAACCGGCGCGGCCTGTTCCCGGAGAGCGAGCCCTTCACCTACGGCTGGATGCCGACGGGGAGCGAGCACGAGATCTTTTACGAGGTCTGTGGAAACCCGGACGGCAAACCCTGCGTGATCCTGCACGGCGGTCCGGGCGGGGCGATCAACCCGACCATGCGGCGGTTCTTCAATCCGTCGAAGTGGAAGATGGTGCTGTTCGACCAGCGCGGCTGCGGCAAGTCGCGGCCCAACGCCAGCCTGGACGACAACACCACCTGGTCGCTGATCGACGACATCGAGCGCCTGCGCATCCATCTGGGCGTCGAGAAGTGGACCGTCTTTGGCGGCTCCTGGGGCTCGACCCTGGCGCTCGCCTACGCCATCACCCATCCACAGCGGGTCGAGGCCCTGGTCCTGCGCGGGGTCTTCCTGCTGACCCAGCGGGAGCTGCGCTGGTTCTACCAGGACGGCGCATCCTTCCTGTTCCCCGACGCCTGGCAGAAGTTCCTGGCCCCGATCCCGGAGGCCGAGCGCGCCGACATGGTGACCGCCTATCACCGCCGCCTCACCCACACTGACCGCCGCGTCCAGGCCGAGGCCGCCGCGGCCTGGAGCCAGTGGGAGGGCGACACCATCTCCATCCGTGGCCCCGAGGCCCGGCCTTCGAAGTTCAATGAGATCGACTTCGCCATCGCCTTCGCGCGGATCGAATGCCACTTCTTCGCCAACAAGGGCTTCTTCAGCGAGGACGGCTGGATCCTGAAGAACATCGGCAAGATCCGCGGCATCCCCGGCTGGATCGTCCAGGGCCGCTTCGACGTGGTCACCCCGATGGAAAGCGCCTGGAACCTGAAGACCGCCTGGCCCGAGGCCCGCTTCGAGGTGGTCTGGGACGCCGGCCACGCGTCGACCGAGCCTGGCATCGTCGACGGCCTGGTGCGCGCGACGGACCAGGCCTTCTCGGTCTAG
- the rodA gene encoding rod shape-determining protein RodA gives MTMSALTRPGERDRLVVKFSEIDWLFSLALCLIAGAGALMMFSIAGSSWEPWAGAHLLRFGILFVVMVVLAMVDLRVWFAIAYPLYGAGLVLLVLVEAIGDVRMGAQRWLNLGPLGSFQPSEVMKLGIVLALARFYHSISADDARFSWWLLIPVLMIAAPVLLVAHQPDLGTAMLIAMTGVAVVVLAGLDWRVIAAGIGAVAVAVPPVVMFVLHDYQRKRIFTFLDPESDPSGSGYHILQSKIALGSGGFLGKGYGLGSQSQLNFLPEKQTDFIFATLAEEFGFVGCFSVLFLYAVVIFMALRTSALAHSHFGRLSAAGVTATFALYVMINGGMVMGLAPVVGVPMPMLSYGGTVMATVMIGFGLVQAVRVHRYSEVTSGKGTFL, from the coding sequence ATGACAATGAGCGCGCTTACCCGGCCCGGGGAACGCGACCGGCTGGTGGTCAAGTTCAGCGAGATCGACTGGCTGTTCTCGCTCGCCCTCTGCCTGATCGCCGGGGCCGGCGCCCTGATGATGTTCTCCATTGCCGGCTCCTCCTGGGAGCCGTGGGCAGGCGCGCACCTGTTGCGCTTCGGCATCCTGTTCGTGGTCATGGTTGTCCTGGCCATGGTCGATCTGCGGGTCTGGTTCGCCATCGCCTACCCCCTCTATGGGGCGGGACTGGTGCTGCTGGTGCTGGTGGAGGCGATCGGCGACGTGCGCATGGGCGCGCAGCGCTGGCTGAACCTGGGGCCGCTGGGCAGCTTCCAGCCGTCGGAGGTGATGAAGCTGGGGATCGTGCTGGCCCTCGCGCGCTTCTACCACTCGATTTCGGCCGACGACGCCCGCTTCTCCTGGTGGCTGCTGATCCCCGTGCTGATGATCGCCGCGCCGGTTCTGCTGGTGGCCCACCAGCCTGACCTCGGCACCGCCATGCTGATCGCCATGACCGGCGTCGCGGTGGTGGTGCTGGCCGGTCTCGACTGGCGGGTGATCGCCGCGGGGATCGGAGCTGTCGCGGTCGCCGTCCCACCAGTGGTGATGTTCGTCCTGCACGACTACCAGCGCAAACGCATCTTCACCTTCCTGGACCCGGAGAGTGATCCGTCTGGCTCCGGCTACCACATCCTGCAGTCGAAGATCGCGTTGGGCTCAGGGGGCTTCCTGGGCAAGGGCTACGGCCTGGGTTCGCAGAGCCAGCTCAACTTCCTGCCGGAGAAGCAGACCGACTTCATCTTCGCGACGCTCGCCGAGGAGTTCGGCTTCGTGGGCTGCTTCTCGGTGCTGTTCCTCTACGCCGTGGTGATCTTCATGGCCCTGCGCACCTCGGCGCTCGCCCACTCCCACTTCGGTCGCCTGTCGGCGGCCGGCGTGACCGCCACCTTCGCCCTCTATGTGATGATCAATGGCGGCATGGTCATGGGCCTGGCGCCGGTGGTGGGCGTGCCGATGCCCATGCTCTCCTACGGTGGCACCGTCATGGCCACGGTGATGATCGGCTTTGGCCTTGTCCAGGCCGTCCGCGTCCACCGCTACTCGGAAGTGACGAGCGGCAAGGGGACCTTCCTGTAA